A part of Paraliobacillus zengyii genomic DNA contains:
- a CDS encoding DUF3939 domain-containing protein gives MWHLFKKKQAQEPKKKRHYPIIDISLAELKHAIHEYGMALPKEIPLSILINDDLSIDYELLAPVLNGIPSRTYYMSIETYQLFEEQDQQLAEYFDNVQRAVDAYIQQTNELPIIHGDPYHKVSYHKLEKLHLLNYRPHEEFYITDEENLITNIRPN, from the coding sequence ATGTGGCATCTATTCAAAAAAAAACAGGCACAGGAACCTAAGAAAAAAAGACATTATCCAATCATAGATATTTCATTAGCAGAACTAAAACATGCCATCCATGAATATGGAATGGCTCTTCCAAAAGAAATTCCTTTAAGTATTTTAATAAATGATGACTTAAGCATTGATTACGAATTACTTGCTCCCGTTTTAAATGGTATACCTAGCAGAACCTACTACATGTCAATCGAAACATATCAATTATTTGAAGAACAAGATCAACAGTTAGCTGAGTACTTTGATAACGTCCAACGTGCAGTTGATGCGTACATCCAGCAAACAAACGAGCTACCTATTATTCATGGTGACCCTTATCATAAAGTAAGTTATCATAAATTAGAAAAACTACACCTATTGAATTATCGTCCTCATGAAGAATTCTATATAACCGATGAAGAAAACCTCATTACGAATATACGACCAAATTAA
- a CDS encoding M48 family metallopeptidase, producing MKKILLSYFVYLVVVFGYFLFLYPLQILSETKYAAIAHAIFFGKLPLIFILLYGVITYEWIRKWQGVFQWRNHFIETGFVGLFLLFIYQFIQLPFDLVWFYVTHAVGTSNQSLVDWIWELTLDLFFLWIGLTLLLLAFQWLVKKRKKSWPVILWLMTIPVAVFVVYIQPVWIDPLYENFTPLAEGELRQAIEALTTDAGLQDATLLQVNMSEKVTTFNAYVTGIFGNARIVLWDTTLEGMNQSEILFILAHEIGHYVMHHVYYGVIGYLVFALVLILLIAYFYRRIMYRKFRQMELFDIRAIPVLLFITMFFLTISQPLTLFVSRQMEEQADAYAVAHTEDLEPAIEGFVRMSIQSKSDINPAFWVKWMRYSHPPMQERIDNIERVMKERELE from the coding sequence GTGAAAAAAATACTCTTGTCTTACTTCGTCTATCTTGTTGTTGTGTTTGGTTATTTTCTTTTTTTGTATCCACTACAGATACTTAGTGAAACTAAGTATGCAGCAATTGCCCATGCGATATTCTTTGGTAAGTTACCACTAATTTTCATCCTATTATATGGTGTTATTACATATGAATGGATTCGTAAGTGGCAGGGAGTATTTCAGTGGCGTAATCACTTCATAGAAACTGGTTTCGTTGGATTGTTCCTCTTATTCATTTATCAATTCATTCAATTACCATTCGATCTCGTTTGGTTTTATGTAACACATGCTGTCGGAACAAGTAATCAATCACTAGTAGATTGGATTTGGGAGTTAACGCTTGATTTATTCTTTTTATGGATAGGTTTAACTTTACTTTTATTAGCATTTCAGTGGTTGGTTAAAAAACGAAAAAAAAGTTGGCCTGTTATTCTGTGGCTTATGACGATTCCTGTGGCTGTCTTTGTTGTGTATATTCAACCGGTATGGATTGATCCGTTATATGAGAATTTCACTCCGCTAGCAGAAGGAGAATTACGTCAGGCAATTGAAGCATTAACAACAGATGCTGGTTTACAGGATGCGACATTGTTGCAAGTGAATATGAGTGAAAAGGTAACAACCTTTAATGCTTATGTAACAGGTATCTTTGGAAATGCTCGTATAGTATTATGGGATACAACATTAGAAGGTATGAATCAGTCGGAGATTTTGTTTATCTTAGCACACGAAATTGGTCATTATGTTATGCACCATGTTTATTATGGTGTTATAGGTTATTTGGTGTTTGCGCTTGTTTTAATTTTATTAATTGCTTATTTTTATCGTCGTATTATGTACCGGAAATTTCGGCAAATGGAACTATTTGATATTCGAGCAATACCAGTTCTTCTTTTTATAACCATGTTCTTCTTAACGATTAGCCAGCCATTGACATTGTTTGTTTCGCGGCAAATGGAGGAACAAGCAGATGCCTATGCTGTTGCACACACCGAAGACTTGGAACCGGCTATTGAAGGGTTTGTTCGTATGTCTATCCAATCTAAAAGTGATATCAATCCAGCTTTTTGGGTGAAGTGGATGCGCTATAGTCATCCTCCGATGCAGGAACGGATTGATAATATCGAACGTGTCATGAAAGAACGTGAATTAGAATAG
- the hemE gene encoding uroporphyrinogen decarboxylase, translating into MREKNETILKAFRGEKTDYTPAWFMRQAGRSQPEYRKLKEKYSLFEITHQPELCAYVTRLPVEQYGVDAAILYKDIMSPLPAIGVDVEIKSGIGPVIDNTIKSLADVEKLGVINPESDVPYVLDTIRLLTKEQLDVPLIGFSGAPFTLASYMIEGGPSKNYHQTKAMMYRDPATWFALMDKLADMTITYVRAQIKAGAQAIQIFDSWVGSLSVTDYRYYIKPIMERIFTTLKEENVPLILFGVGASHLIMEWNDLPVDVIGIDWRISIKEARDLGITKPLQGNLDPAFLLSDWKTIEARTKEIIDQGREMPAHIFNLGHGVTPEISPATLKKVTDLVHQYSKK; encoded by the coding sequence GTGAGAGAAAAGAATGAGACGATTTTAAAAGCGTTTAGGGGAGAAAAAACAGATTATACACCTGCATGGTTTATGCGGCAGGCAGGAAGATCTCAACCAGAATATCGTAAGTTAAAGGAAAAGTATTCTTTGTTTGAGATTACACATCAACCAGAGCTATGCGCTTATGTTACACGTTTGCCAGTAGAACAGTACGGTGTTGATGCTGCAATATTGTATAAAGATATTATGTCACCTTTGCCAGCTATAGGTGTGGATGTTGAGATTAAATCGGGGATTGGACCAGTAATTGATAATACGATTAAATCGTTAGCTGATGTCGAGAAATTAGGTGTAATTAATCCTGAATCAGATGTTCCATATGTATTGGATACTATTCGGTTGCTAACAAAAGAACAATTAGATGTTCCGTTGATCGGTTTTAGTGGAGCGCCATTCACTTTAGCTAGCTACATGATTGAAGGCGGTCCATCAAAAAATTATCATCAAACAAAAGCAATGATGTATCGCGATCCTGCTACATGGTTTGCTTTGATGGACAAACTAGCAGATATGACAATCACCTATGTAAGAGCACAAATCAAAGCAGGAGCACAAGCCATACAAATTTTTGATTCATGGGTTGGTTCACTGTCTGTAACCGATTATCGCTATTACATTAAGCCGATAATGGAGCGTATTTTTACTACACTCAAAGAAGAAAATGTTCCTCTTATATTGTTTGGGGTTGGAGCAAGTCATTTAATCATGGAATGGAATGATCTTCCGGTTGATGTCATTGGAATTGATTGGAGAATCTCAATTAAAGAGGCAAGAGATCTTGGTATTACTAAGCCATTACAAGGTAATCTAGACCCTGCATTCTTATTATCAGATTGGAAAACAATTGAAGCTCGAACAAAAGAAATTATTGATCAAGGAAGAGAAATGCCTGCACATATATTTAATCTAGGGCATGGTGTTACACCTGAAATATCCCCTGCTACATTGAAAAAAGTAACAGATTTAGTTCATCAGTATTCAAAGAAATAG
- the hemH gene encoding ferrochelatase, with translation MTKKKVGLLIMAYGTPYEEADIERYYTDIRHGRKPTPEMLQDLTDRYRAIGGISPLAEMTELQKEAITKKANETQSEVEFVPYLGLKHIEPSIEEAVQQMVDDGIEEAVSLVLAPHYSTFSVKAYNGRAQAEAEKLGKPVINSVESWYDAPGFIDYWKKAILGEYAKMSTDEKDKAVLVISAHSLPEKILKDGDPYPEQLKTTAKLISEATGIENYEIGWQSEGNTPDPWLGPDVQDLTRTLYHEKGYRTFVYAPVGFIVDHLEVRYDNDYECKVVCDELGAGYYRPPMPNVSEQFIETLAKVVVNKYKSTDKA, from the coding sequence TTGACAAAGAAAAAGGTAGGATTACTAATCATGGCGTATGGTACACCATACGAAGAGGCAGATATAGAAAGGTATTACACAGACATCAGACATGGACGTAAACCAACTCCAGAAATGTTACAAGACTTAACGGATCGTTATCGTGCGATTGGTGGTATTTCACCACTTGCAGAAATGACAGAACTACAAAAAGAGGCAATTACAAAAAAAGCGAATGAAACACAAAGTGAAGTTGAATTCGTTCCATACTTAGGTTTAAAACATATTGAACCGTCTATTGAAGAAGCGGTTCAACAAATGGTTGATGACGGAATTGAAGAAGCAGTATCACTTGTACTTGCGCCTCATTATTCAACATTTAGTGTCAAGGCTTATAATGGACGTGCCCAAGCAGAAGCTGAAAAATTGGGTAAACCTGTTATCAATTCTGTAGAAAGTTGGTATGACGCACCTGGTTTTATTGACTATTGGAAGAAAGCAATTTTAGGTGAGTATGCGAAAATGTCTACAGATGAAAAAGACAAAGCAGTTCTTGTTATATCTGCCCACAGCTTACCAGAGAAGATTTTAAAAGACGGTGACCCGTATCCAGAACAATTAAAAACTACTGCAAAATTGATTTCAGAGGCTACCGGAATTGAGAATTATGAAATTGGATGGCAGAGTGAAGGGAATACACCTGATCCATGGTTGGGACCAGATGTACAAGACCTAACAAGAACGTTATATCATGAAAAAGGCTACCGTACATTTGTGTATGCACCAGTTGGTTTTATTGTCGATCACTTAGAAGTACGTTATGACAATGATTATGAATGTAAAGTAGTTTGTGATGAACTTGGAGCAGGTTATTATCGACCACCAATGCCTAATGTTTCTGAACAGTTTATTGAAACATTAGCAAAGGTTGTTGTGAATAAATACAAAAGTACGGATAAGGCATGA
- the lepB gene encoding signal peptidase I: MKRKKWNRWIVLRTILIAVIFAMFFRSYLFASYVVDGKSMEPTLYDGNLIMVNQVLYDFSDVSRFDVIVFHANDKEDYVKRVIGEPGDQIRVKDDKLYINEEYVEEAYLQAFRDRVTGTLTKDFTLEEVTGENQVPEGKLFVLGDNRGNSLDSRYFGFIDQETVVGKVDIRYWPVSQVGFHFTD; encoded by the coding sequence ATGAAACGAAAAAAATGGAATCGTTGGATTGTGTTGCGAACAATTTTAATTGCAGTAATCTTTGCTATGTTTTTTCGTTCTTATTTATTTGCAAGTTATGTAGTAGATGGAAAATCAATGGAGCCAACATTGTATGATGGTAATTTAATTATGGTAAATCAAGTATTATATGATTTTTCAGATGTGTCCCGTTTTGATGTTATTGTGTTTCATGCAAATGATAAAGAAGATTATGTGAAACGGGTAATTGGAGAACCGGGAGATCAAATTAGAGTAAAAGATGATAAATTGTATATTAACGAAGAATATGTCGAAGAAGCTTATTTGCAGGCATTTCGTGATCGAGTAACAGGAACATTAACAAAAGATTTTACTTTAGAAGAAGTAACAGGTGAAAATCAGGTACCTGAAGGGAAACTATTTGTACTAGGCGATAATAGAGGGAATAGCTTGGATAGTCGTTATTTTGGTTTTATTGATCAAGAGACAGTTGTGGGAAAAGTTGATATTCGGTATTGGCCTGTTTCCCAAGTAGGATTTCATTTTACAGATTAG
- the hemY gene encoding protoporphyrinogen oxidase, translated as MSKQKKIAIIGGGITGLTAAYYLQKEIKTNNLPYKIDLIESSDKLGGKMETIKQDGFTIERGPDSFLIRKESAARLAHEVGIDHDLVKNGTGKAYVLVGDKLHEMPKGSFMGIPTQLAPFLLSNMFSLKGKVRMLSDFVLPKSTIQSDQSVGEFFRRRFGNELLENLIEPLLSGIYAGNIDQLSLMATFPQFYQMEQKHRSLIKGSRETLPKKKDRPVNKTSKFYSLRGGLQSFIDVIEKELDPAIVSIHKATSVDHIEKKTEDYHLLLDNGEVNKADSLILTTAFPVVKRIFSQYDFWQVFGETKATSVANVVLTFDVDSIPSNLDGTGFVVSRNSNYRITACTWTHKKWPNTTPEGKAMLRCYVGRPGDEGVVDLSDAEIAEIALKDLKKIMGISGKPDFHVVTRWRDAMPQYTVGHLDRLNDLRVQMEKELPGVLLAGSGYQGIGIPDCIDQGERAVADILEFLQK; from the coding sequence ATGAGTAAACAGAAAAAAATTGCAATTATTGGTGGCGGAATAACAGGTTTAACCGCTGCCTATTATTTGCAAAAAGAGATTAAAACAAATAATTTACCATATAAGATAGATTTAATAGAGTCTTCTGACAAGCTAGGTGGAAAAATGGAGACTATTAAACAAGATGGTTTTACCATTGAACGAGGCCCAGATTCTTTCTTGATTCGTAAGGAATCTGCAGCACGTTTGGCACATGAAGTTGGAATTGATCATGATCTGGTTAAAAATGGAACTGGTAAAGCTTATGTTTTAGTTGGAGATAAACTTCATGAAATGCCAAAAGGTTCGTTTATGGGAATCCCTACGCAATTGGCACCATTTTTACTATCAAATATGTTTTCTTTAAAGGGTAAGGTTCGAATGTTATCTGATTTCGTATTACCTAAAAGCACGATCCAGTCAGATCAATCAGTTGGAGAATTCTTTCGGAGACGTTTCGGTAATGAGCTATTAGAGAATTTAATTGAACCGCTCTTATCTGGAATTTATGCTGGAAACATTGATCAACTTAGTTTAATGGCTACTTTCCCTCAATTCTATCAGATGGAGCAAAAACATCGTAGTTTAATAAAAGGCTCGCGTGAGACATTACCGAAGAAAAAGGATAGACCAGTCAATAAGACGAGTAAGTTTTATTCACTGCGGGGTGGGTTGCAGTCTTTTATTGACGTAATTGAAAAGGAATTGGATCCGGCTATTGTCTCTATACATAAGGCAACATCGGTTGATCATATTGAGAAAAAAACAGAAGACTATCACTTGTTATTAGATAATGGGGAAGTAAATAAAGCGGATAGTCTGATTCTTACAACCGCATTTCCAGTTGTGAAACGTATTTTCAGTCAATATGACTTTTGGCAGGTTTTTGGTGAAACAAAAGCTACCTCAGTTGCTAATGTTGTATTAACTTTTGATGTAGATTCGATTCCTAGTAATTTAGATGGCACAGGATTTGTCGTATCACGTAATAGTAATTATCGTATTACCGCGTGTACGTGGACACATAAAAAGTGGCCGAACACAACACCTGAGGGAAAAGCAATGTTAAGATGTTATGTTGGTCGCCCAGGTGATGAAGGTGTTGTTGATTTAAGTGATGCAGAAATTGCAGAAATTGCTTTAAAAGATTTGAAAAAAATCATGGGAATATCAGGAAAACCTGATTTTCATGTTGTGACACGTTGGCGAGATGCAATGCCGCAGTATACAGTTGGGCATCTTGATCGACTTAACGATCTAAGAGTTCAAATGGAAAAAGAGTTACCTGGTGTCTTGTTAGCTGGCAGTGGTTATCAAGGAATTGGTATTCCTGATTGTATTGATCAAGGGGAACGAGCAGTCGCAGATATCTTGGAATTTTTACAAAAATAA
- a CDS encoding competence protein ComK, protein MEKDYEINPVTIAIIAEKLNGIYVSRVLEISEDAPYYIKGSPCKLIDAACKYFGSSLKGRQEGARTVCGIKHKVPISIDPSSGMYFFPTSSPQNPYCSWISHTHIDRIRKAPDRGTEFIFKNGMTLILEVSYGSMINQLQRTAQFRYLLEKRINPTPPRPDKRKDDDFFVLT, encoded by the coding sequence ATGGAGAAGGATTATGAAATTAATCCGGTAACTATAGCTATTATTGCAGAGAAATTGAATGGTATTTATGTTTCTAGAGTGTTAGAAATTAGTGAGGATGCTCCCTATTATATTAAGGGATCACCTTGTAAGTTAATTGATGCTGCTTGTAAATACTTTGGTAGTAGTTTGAAAGGAAGGCAGGAAGGAGCACGTACTGTTTGTGGAATTAAACATAAAGTACCAATATCGATTGATCCTTCAAGTGGTATGTACTTTTTCCCTACTTCTTCACCTCAGAATCCTTATTGCTCATGGATTTCACACACACATATTGACCGCATACGTAAAGCTCCAGATCGGGGGACAGAATTTATTTTTAAGAATGGTATGACTCTCATCTTAGAAGTTTCTTATGGCTCGATGATTAATCAACTACAACGAACAGCACAATTCCGCTACCTACTAGAAAAAAGAATAAACCCAACTCCACCACGACCAGACAAAAGAAAAGATGATGACTTTTTCGTCCTTACTTAA
- a CDS encoding TVP38/TMEM64 family protein produces MQELIEDNQFDTLLKQLLKTYESFGPLPGLLLPFIEAFLPFLPLVVFVITNAAAYGLLEGFLLSWAGASAGAIAVFFIVRRLGDKRFFVWIRHNKQVKRVTHWLERHGFGPLFLLMCFPFSPSAIINTVAALSKISMYQFVLAVLLGKTVMIFSIAYVGSSIASFAQNPVKAIVVGISISLFWLLGKFIERFLHRRGKMGAK; encoded by the coding sequence ATGCAAGAATTAATTGAAGATAATCAATTCGATACACTTTTAAAACAGCTATTGAAAACGTATGAAAGTTTTGGGCCTTTACCTGGTTTACTTTTACCGTTCATTGAGGCATTTCTTCCTTTCCTTCCATTGGTAGTATTTGTTATAACGAATGCAGCAGCTTATGGTTTATTAGAAGGGTTTTTACTTTCTTGGGCTGGTGCAAGTGCTGGGGCAATAGCTGTATTCTTTATTGTCCGTAGGTTAGGCGATAAACGCTTTTTTGTTTGGATACGTCATAATAAACAAGTTAAACGTGTTACGCATTGGTTAGAACGTCACGGATTCGGTCCATTATTTTTATTGATGTGCTTTCCTTTTTCTCCGTCGGCTATTATTAATACAGTAGCTGCCTTGTCAAAAATCAGTATGTATCAATTTGTCCTAGCTGTGTTGTTAGGGAAAACAGTTATGATTTTTTCTATTGCTTATGTAGGCAGCAGTATCGCATCTTTTGCGCAAAATCCTGTTAAAGCCATTGTAGTAGGTATTAGTATTTCGTTATTTTGGTTACTTGGTAAATTTATTGAAAGATTCCTACATAGAAGAGGAAAAATGGGCGCTAAATAG
- a CDS encoding MBL fold metallo-hydrolase, whose amino-acid sequence MKVTVVGFWGAYPEIGEATSSFLLEKDDFSCLIDCGSGVLAQLPKYTDPMELDAVILSHYHNDHIADIGVLQYNWLVQNQIHNTSDILPIYGHTDDKTAFEKLTHHFTEGIGYDPERTLQVGPFTITFLKTEHPVTCYAMRITDGDKVIVYTADSSYMRQFISFSKNANLLIADCSFYQGQDGSKAGHMNSLECATIAEAAGVRQLLLSHHPHFGDRTDLVKEAKQKYSGIIALARSSYIWDV is encoded by the coding sequence ATGAAAGTAACGGTTGTTGGTTTTTGGGGTGCATATCCGGAAATAGGAGAGGCCACGTCTAGCTTTTTGTTAGAAAAAGATGATTTTAGCTGTTTAATTGACTGTGGGAGTGGTGTATTAGCTCAATTACCAAAGTATACGGACCCGATGGAACTAGATGCGGTTATCTTATCTCATTATCATAACGATCATATTGCAGATATAGGAGTCCTGCAGTACAATTGGCTTGTCCAAAATCAAATTCATAATACAAGTGACATTTTACCGATCTATGGTCACACGGATGACAAGACTGCTTTTGAAAAACTTACGCATCATTTTACCGAAGGAATTGGTTATGATCCGGAAAGAACGTTACAGGTTGGACCATTTACGATTACATTTTTGAAAACTGAGCATCCAGTTACTTGTTACGCAATGCGGATTACCGATGGGGACAAGGTTATTGTCTATACTGCGGATTCCAGTTATATGCGACAATTCATTTCATTTAGCAAGAACGCGAATCTGCTTATTGCGGATTGTAGTTTCTATCAAGGACAGGATGGATCAAAAGCGGGTCATATGAACAGTTTAGAGTGTGCCACAATCGCAGAAGCGGCTGGCGTACGTCAATTATTATTAAGCCATCATCCACACTTTGGTGATCGAACGGACTTAGTTAAAGAGGCAAAGCAAAAGTATTCGGGAATTATCGCGTTAGCGCGTTCCAGTTATATCTGGGACGTATAG
- a CDS encoding lipoate--protein ligase — protein sequence MKFIDNEGVTDPHINLAIEEYILNNFGEEDTYLLFYINKPSIIIGKNQNTIEEINTKYVDEKGIKVVRRLSGGGAVYHDEGNLNFSFITKDDGDSFHNFAKFTKPVVDALQKLGVPAELSGRNDLIAEGRKISGNAQFTTRGRMFSHGTLMYDSEIEHVVSALNVNAEKIKSKGIKSIRSRVANISEYMEEKLPMDAFKSYILKYIFDTENVEDVPRYQLTEEDWKNIHQLSEDRYQQWDWNFGKSPKFDIQKSHKFDAGLVDVRMDVSKGIIKDCKIYGDFFGIGDVNIIAEQLVDTRYQRQALEEALDDIDVPHYLGKITREQLIDLIY from the coding sequence ATGAAATTTATTGATAATGAAGGTGTAACAGATCCACACATTAACTTAGCAATTGAAGAATATATATTAAATAATTTCGGTGAAGAGGATACATATTTATTGTTTTACATTAATAAGCCATCGATTATTATTGGAAAAAACCAAAATACGATTGAAGAAATTAACACAAAGTATGTTGATGAAAAGGGCATTAAAGTAGTTCGAAGATTATCTGGTGGTGGCGCAGTTTACCATGATGAAGGAAATTTGAATTTCAGTTTTATCACAAAAGATGATGGCGATAGCTTCCATAACTTTGCGAAGTTCACGAAACCTGTTGTTGATGCGTTACAGAAGTTGGGTGTTCCGGCAGAGTTGAGTGGTCGTAATGATCTGATTGCTGAAGGACGTAAAATATCTGGTAATGCACAATTTACTACACGTGGTCGCATGTTTAGTCACGGTACATTGATGTATGATTCTGAAATTGAACATGTGGTGTCAGCTTTAAACGTAAATGCAGAAAAAATTAAATCAAAAGGTATAAAGTCAATCCGCAGTAGAGTTGCAAATATTTCTGAATACATGGAAGAAAAATTACCAATGGATGCGTTTAAATCATATATCCTAAAATACATTTTTGATACAGAAAATGTTGAGGATGTTCCACGCTACCAGTTAACAGAAGAAGATTGGAAAAACATTCATCAGCTTTCAGAGGACCGTTATCAGCAATGGGATTGGAATTTTGGTAAATCCCCTAAATTCGACATTCAAAAGTCGCATAAGTTTGATGCAGGTTTAGTTGATGTTCGGATGGACGTATCAAAAGGTATCATTAAAGATTGTAAGATTTATGGCGATTTCTTTGGTATTGGTGATGTGAATATTATTGCAGAACAATTGGTCGACACACGCTATCAGCGTCAAGCGCTAGAAGAAGCACTAGACGACATAGATGTTCCACACTATCTTGGTAAAATAACAAGAGAACAATTAATTGATTTAATTTATTAA